From a region of the Sphingopyxis sp. YR583 genome:
- a CDS encoding VOC family protein, with protein sequence MADLAPFHIAFPVDDLDAARHFYGTVLGCPEGRSSADWIDFSLYGHQIVAHRVDTPRSQAAHNPVDGHDVPVPHFGVVLPPAEWQALADRLKAAGTAFVIEPHTRFPGEPGEQSTMFFHDPAGNALEFKAFADLGQLFAK encoded by the coding sequence ATGGCCGACCTCGCACCCTTTCACATCGCCTTTCCCGTCGACGATCTGGACGCCGCGCGCCACTTTTACGGCACCGTCCTCGGCTGCCCCGAGGGGCGCAGCTCGGCCGACTGGATCGACTTCAGCCTGTACGGGCATCAGATCGTCGCGCATCGCGTCGATACGCCGCGTAGCCAGGCCGCGCACAATCCGGTCGACGGGCACGACGTGCCGGTGCCGCATTTCGGCGTCGTGCTGCCGCCCGCCGAATGGCAGGCGCTCGCCGACCGGCTGAAGGCAGCGGGCACCGCATTCGTGATCGAGCCGCATACGCGCTTCCCCGGCGAGCCGGGCGAACAATCGACGATGTTCTTTCACGATCCCGCAGGAAATGCGCTGGAGTTCAAGGCGTTCGCGGACCTGGGGCAGCTGTTCGCCAAATAG
- a CDS encoding ABC-F family ATP-binding cassette domain-containing protein: MLTINAITVRLGGRAILERATASLPAKSRTGLIGRNGAGKSTLMKVMIGQLEADEGSIDMPRKTRVGYIAQEAPSGTATPFDTVLAADTERAELLTASETEQDPDKLGDIHERLIAIDAYTAPARAARILIGLGFDEDMQAQPLDSFSGGWKMRVALAALLFSEPDLLLLDEPSNHLDLEATLWLENFLRAYPGQLVVISHERDLLNNVVDNILHLEGGKVTLYTGGYDAFERQRAERAAQLAAAKASQDAQRAKLQDYVARNSARASTAKQAQSRAKLLAKMQPIAALAEDQTLAFDFPSPDELKPPLITLDLASVGYADRPVLQRLNLRIDPDDRIALLGRNGNGKTTLARLLAAQLTPMAGAMAASGKMRVGYFTQYQVEELDGSDTPLAHMTRVMEGKTQAAIRAQLGRFGFSGNKATTEVKKLSGGERARLALALITRDAPHLLILDEPTNHLDVDAREALVQALNDFDGAVVLVSHDRHMLELTADRLVLVDDGTAREYSGSMDDYVDLILGKGPSKEKVSKADKKEDRKAAAAAREAAAKIKKEVSDAEADLAKYEVILSAIDRAMFDPQGAANEYKGLTMSELSQRRGKIVAAQEAAEARWVTASEALEAFESTAV, from the coding sequence ATGCTGACAATCAACGCTATCACTGTACGCCTTGGTGGGCGCGCCATCCTCGAACGCGCCACCGCAAGCCTGCCGGCCAAAAGCCGGACCGGGCTGATCGGGCGCAACGGTGCGGGCAAATCGACGCTGATGAAGGTGATGATCGGCCAGCTCGAAGCCGACGAGGGCAGCATCGACATGCCGCGCAAGACGCGCGTCGGTTATATCGCGCAGGAAGCGCCGAGCGGGACGGCAACGCCGTTCGACACCGTGCTCGCCGCCGACACCGAACGCGCCGAATTGCTTACTGCGTCTGAGACCGAACAGGATCCCGACAAGCTCGGCGATATTCACGAACGGCTGATTGCGATCGACGCCTATACCGCGCCCGCACGCGCCGCGCGCATCCTGATCGGCCTCGGCTTCGACGAGGATATGCAGGCGCAGCCGCTCGACAGCTTCTCTGGCGGGTGGAAAATGCGCGTCGCGCTCGCGGCCTTGCTCTTCTCCGAACCCGACCTGCTGTTGCTCGACGAACCCTCGAACCACCTCGACCTCGAGGCGACTTTGTGGCTCGAAAATTTCCTCCGCGCCTATCCGGGGCAGCTTGTGGTGATCAGCCACGAGCGCGACCTGCTCAACAATGTCGTCGACAATATCCTGCATCTCGAAGGCGGCAAGGTGACGCTCTACACCGGCGGTTATGACGCGTTCGAGCGTCAGCGCGCCGAGCGTGCCGCACAACTCGCCGCGGCGAAGGCGTCGCAGGACGCGCAGCGCGCCAAGCTCCAGGATTATGTCGCGCGCAACAGCGCGCGCGCGTCGACCGCGAAGCAGGCGCAGTCGCGCGCGAAGCTGCTCGCCAAGATGCAGCCGATCGCGGCGCTCGCCGAGGATCAGACGCTCGCTTTCGATTTTCCGAGCCCCGACGAGCTGAAGCCGCCGCTGATCACGCTCGACCTCGCGAGCGTCGGCTATGCCGACCGGCCGGTGCTTCAGCGCCTGAACCTGCGCATCGATCCCGACGACCGGATCGCGCTGCTCGGTCGCAACGGCAACGGCAAGACGACGCTCGCGCGCCTGCTCGCGGCACAGCTGACGCCGATGGCCGGTGCGATGGCGGCATCGGGCAAGATGCGCGTCGGCTATTTCACCCAATATCAGGTCGAGGAACTCGACGGCAGCGACACGCCGCTCGCGCATATGACGCGCGTGATGGAGGGCAAGACACAGGCCGCGATCCGCGCGCAGCTCGGCCGCTTCGGTTTCTCGGGCAACAAGGCGACGACCGAGGTCAAGAAGCTGTCGGGCGGCGAACGCGCACGGCTGGCGCTTGCGCTGATCACGCGCGATGCACCGCATCTCCTGATCCTCGACGAACCGACCAACCACCTCGACGTCGATGCGCGCGAGGCGCTGGTGCAGGCGCTCAACGATTTTGACGGCGCTGTGGTGCTCGTCAGCCATGATCGCCACATGCTCGAACTCACCGCCGACCGGCTGGTGCTCGTCGACGACGGCACCGCGCGTGAATATTCGGGCAGCATGGACGATTATGTCGACCTGATCCTTGGCAAGGGCCCCTCGAAGGAAAAGGTGTCGAAGGCCGACAAGAAGGAAGATCGCAAGGCCGCTGCCGCGGCGCGCGAGGCAGCGGCGAAGATCAAGAAGGAGGTCTCGGACGCCGAGGCCGATCTCGCGAAATATGAGGTCATCCTTTCCGCCATTGACCGTGCAATGTTCGATCCGCAGGGCGCCGCGAACGAATATAAGGGCCTGACGATGAGCGAATTGTCGCAGCGTCGCGGCAAGATCGTCGCCGCACAGGAAGCCGCCGAAGCGCGCTGGGTTACGGCGAGCGAAGCGCTGGAAGCGTTCGAGAGCACGGCGGTTTAG
- the hppD gene encoding 4-hydroxyphenylpyruvate dioxygenase, which yields MADLFENPLGLDGFEFVEFSAPEKGILEPVFEAMGFTLIARHRSKDVQLWRQGGINLIANYEPRSPAAYFAAEHGPSACGMGWRVRDAAKAYEEAVARGAEPVEVNPGPMELRLPAIRGIGGSIIYLIDRYGDDLSIYDIDFVYEEGVDRHPVGAGMQLIDHLTHNVYGGRMAHWAAFYERIAGFREIRYFDIKGEYTGLTSKAMTAPDGKIRIPLNEEGAGGKGQIEEYLRAYNGEGIQHIAFSCDDLYAAWDKLKALGNPFAPSPPATYYEMLEERLPGHGESVEGLQSRGILLDGSTTEGDPRLLLQIFGQTVIGPVFFEFIQRKKDEGFGEGNFTALFKSMEMDQIRRGALNVEEPAE from the coding sequence ATGGCCGACCTCTTCGAAAATCCGCTGGGCCTCGACGGCTTCGAATTCGTCGAATTTTCGGCGCCGGAAAAGGGCATTCTCGAGCCCGTTTTCGAAGCGATGGGTTTCACCCTGATCGCACGCCATCGCTCGAAGGACGTCCAGCTGTGGCGCCAGGGCGGTATCAACCTGATCGCCAATTACGAGCCCAGGTCGCCCGCCGCCTATTTCGCCGCCGAACATGGTCCGTCGGCATGCGGCATGGGGTGGCGCGTCCGCGACGCTGCAAAGGCTTATGAAGAGGCCGTCGCGCGCGGCGCCGAGCCGGTCGAGGTCAATCCCGGCCCGATGGAACTGCGCTTGCCCGCAATTCGCGGCATCGGCGGTTCGATCATCTATCTGATCGACCGCTATGGCGACGACCTCAGCATCTACGACATCGATTTCGTCTATGAGGAAGGCGTCGATCGCCACCCCGTCGGCGCGGGCATGCAGCTGATCGATCACCTGACCCACAATGTCTATGGCGGCCGTATGGCGCATTGGGCGGCGTTCTACGAGCGCATCGCGGGCTTCCGCGAGATCCGCTATTTCGACATCAAGGGCGAATATACCGGCCTGACGTCGAAGGCGATGACCGCCCCCGACGGCAAGATCCGCATCCCGCTCAACGAGGAAGGCGCGGGCGGCAAGGGACAGATCGAGGAATATCTGCGCGCCTATAATGGCGAAGGCATCCAGCATATCGCGTTCAGCTGCGACGATCTCTACGCCGCGTGGGACAAGCTCAAGGCACTCGGCAATCCCTTCGCGCCGTCGCCCCCGGCAACCTATTATGAGATGCTCGAAGAGCGCCTGCCCGGCCATGGCGAGTCGGTCGAAGGCCTCCAGTCGCGTGGCATCCTGCTCGACGGCTCGACCACCGAGGGCGACCCGCGCCTGCTGCTCCAGATTTTCGGCCAGACCGTCATCGGCCCGGTCTTCTTCGAATTCATCCAGCGCAAGAAGGATGAAGGCTTCGGCGAGGGCAATTTTACCGCTCTGTTCAAATCGATGGAAATGGACCAGATTCGCCGCGGAGCCCTGAACGTCGAGGAACCCGCCGAATGA
- a CDS encoding VOC family protein has product MTSPIKLGGVHHAAYRCKDAKETVEWYERMLGMTYTTAFAEDHVPSTGEYDPYMHVFLEAGNGNILAFFELPNQPVMGRDENTPAWVQHLAFKVGSFDELVAAKAHLESEGVDVLGPTHHGIFKSIYFFDPNGHRVELACDIGTAEQYAELKRVAPLMLEEWSQTKKAPRHADWLHTAANE; this is encoded by the coding sequence ATGACGAGCCCGATCAAATTGGGCGGCGTCCACCACGCCGCCTATCGCTGCAAGGATGCGAAGGAAACGGTCGAATGGTACGAGCGTATGCTCGGCATGACCTACACGACCGCCTTTGCCGAGGATCATGTCCCGTCGACCGGCGAATATGATCCCTATATGCACGTCTTTCTCGAGGCGGGAAACGGCAACATCCTCGCTTTCTTTGAGCTGCCCAATCAGCCCGTCATGGGGCGTGACGAGAATACGCCGGCGTGGGTGCAGCATCTCGCGTTCAAGGTCGGCAGCTTCGACGAACTGGTCGCGGCGAAGGCGCATCTGGAAAGCGAAGGCGTCGATGTGCTCGGCCCGACGCACCACGGCATTTTCAAGTCGATCTATTTCTTCGACCCCAACGGCCACCGCGTCGAGCTGGCCTGCGACATTGGCACAGCCGAGCAATATGCCGAACTGAAACGCGTCGCGCCGCTGATGCTCGAGGAATGGAGCCAGACCAAGAAGGCCCCGCGCCACGCCGACTGGCTGCACACCGCGGCGAACGAATAG
- a CDS encoding YqaA family protein: protein MIQRLYNWTMEKSAHPHAEFWLALVSFVEASFFPIPPHPLLGLMCLANPKKAVRYAIICTLASVAGGMLGYGIGFFLYESVGLWLLGVLGLTDAFPPAACYLREFGAEIILIKGATPIPFKLLTITAGFIHMNFWTFLWASLASRAFSFMLVGILFRLFGAPIKAFIDKYLIWVTGAFLVAVVAGFLAIGALSGDGKTKEADKCSGATLESIGLDRK from the coding sequence TTGATCCAGCGGCTCTACAACTGGACGATGGAGAAATCGGCGCATCCGCACGCCGAATTCTGGCTGGCGCTGGTGTCTTTCGTCGAAGCGAGTTTTTTCCCGATCCCGCCGCACCCGCTGCTCGGCCTTATGTGCCTCGCGAACCCCAAAAAGGCGGTACGCTACGCGATCATCTGCACGCTCGCCTCGGTCGCGGGCGGCATGCTGGGTTATGGGATCGGCTTCTTCCTCTATGAAAGCGTCGGGCTGTGGCTGCTCGGCGTGCTCGGGCTGACCGACGCCTTTCCGCCGGCCGCCTGTTACCTCCGCGAATTCGGCGCGGAGATCATCCTGATCAAGGGCGCGACGCCGATCCCGTTCAAGCTGCTGACGATCACCGCTGGCTTCATCCACATGAATTTCTGGACTTTCCTGTGGGCGAGCCTCGCCAGTCGGGCCTTTTCCTTCATGCTCGTCGGCATATTGTTCCGGCTGTTCGGGGCGCCGATCAAGGCGTTCATCGACAAATATCTGATCTGGGTCACCGGCGCGTTCCTCGTCGCCGTGGTCGCGGGTTTCCTCGCGATCGGCGCGCTGTCGGGCGACGGCAAGACCAAGGAAGCCGACAAGTGCAGCGGCGCGACGCTCGAGAGCATCGGGCTGGACCGGAAGTAG
- the purH gene encoding bifunctional phosphoribosylaminoimidazolecarboxamide formyltransferase/IMP cyclohydrolase yields MTDLIPVRRALLSVSDKAGLAELAAALVRHGVELVSTGGTAKALREAGHTVLDVSDLTGFPEMMDGRVKTLHPTVHGGILAVRDDAAHVASMEEHGIGAIDLVVVNLYPFAATVAKGAPREDIIENIDIGGPAMVRSSAKNHAFVGIVTEPEDYAAVIEEMDANNGATTLTLRKRLAATAFAHTATYDGMIASWFAFADQGKIFPDTLPLTAKLANELRYGENPHQQAALYLPAGPAARGIAQAEQVQGKELSYNNINDADAALELVAEFREADPTCVIVKHANPCGVASAATIAEAYDAALKCDDVSAFGGIIAVNRPLDGATAELISGIFTEVVCAPDADGDARAVFAKKKNLRLLLTGELPDPARGGLMMKTIAGGWLAQSRDNGRITRADLKVVTDRAPTEEELADALFAWTIAKHVKSNAIVYAKGGSTAGIGAGQMNRRDSARIAAVKAREAAESHGWAEARTVGSAVASDAFFPFADGLLAAVEAGATCVIQPGGSIRDDEVIAAANDAGLAMVFTGMRHFRH; encoded by the coding sequence ATGACCGACCTGATTCCCGTCCGCCGCGCCCTCCTGTCCGTCAGCGACAAGGCGGGGCTCGCCGAGCTTGCCGCCGCGCTCGTCCGCCACGGGGTCGAACTAGTGTCGACCGGCGGCACCGCGAAAGCGCTACGCGAAGCGGGTCACACCGTCCTCGACGTGTCCGACCTCACCGGCTTTCCCGAGATGATGGATGGCCGCGTCAAGACGCTGCACCCGACCGTGCATGGCGGCATACTCGCGGTGCGCGACGATGCGGCGCATGTCGCATCGATGGAAGAGCATGGCATCGGCGCGATAGACCTCGTCGTCGTCAACCTCTACCCGTTCGCGGCGACCGTCGCCAAGGGCGCACCGCGCGAGGACATCATCGAGAATATCGACATCGGCGGCCCCGCGATGGTGCGCTCCTCGGCGAAGAATCACGCGTTCGTCGGCATCGTCACCGAGCCCGAAGATTATGCCGCGGTGATCGAGGAAATGGACGCCAACAATGGCGCGACCACGTTGACACTCCGCAAGCGCCTCGCCGCGACGGCTTTCGCGCACACCGCGACCTATGACGGGATGATCGCGAGCTGGTTCGCCTTTGCTGATCAGGGCAAGATCTTCCCCGATACGCTGCCGCTGACCGCCAAGCTCGCGAACGAGCTGCGTTATGGCGAGAACCCGCATCAGCAAGCTGCACTTTACCTGCCCGCCGGGCCCGCGGCGCGTGGCATCGCGCAGGCCGAACAGGTGCAGGGCAAGGAGCTTTCATACAACAACATCAACGACGCGGACGCGGCGCTCGAACTGGTCGCCGAATTCCGCGAGGCCGACCCGACCTGCGTCATCGTCAAGCACGCCAATCCGTGCGGCGTCGCGAGTGCTGCGACGATCGCCGAAGCCTATGACGCGGCGCTGAAGTGCGACGATGTCTCGGCGTTCGGCGGGATCATCGCGGTCAACCGGCCGCTCGACGGCGCGACCGCCGAGCTGATCAGCGGCATCTTTACCGAGGTCGTTTGCGCACCCGACGCCGACGGTGATGCGCGCGCGGTGTTCGCGAAGAAGAAAAATTTGCGCCTGCTGCTCACCGGCGAACTGCCCGACCCGGCGCGCGGGGGGCTGATGATGAAGACGATCGCCGGCGGCTGGCTTGCGCAGAGCCGCGACAATGGCCGCATCACCCGCGCCGACCTGAAGGTCGTCACCGACCGCGCGCCGACAGAGGAAGAACTGGCCGACGCGCTGTTCGCGTGGACGATCGCGAAGCATGTGAAGTCGAACGCGATCGTTTATGCCAAGGGCGGCTCGACCGCGGGCATCGGTGCCGGCCAGATGAACCGCCGCGACAGCGCGCGCATCGCCGCGGTCAAGGCGCGCGAAGCCGCCGAGAGCCACGGCTGGGCCGAAGCCCGCACCGTCGGCAGCGCGGTGGCGAGCGACGCCTTTTTCCCCTTCGCCGACGGCTTGCTGGCGGCGGTCGAGGCGGGCGCGACCTGCGTGATCCAGCCGGGCGGCTCGATCCGCGACGATGAGGTGATCGCTGCGGCGAACGATGCCGGGCTTGCGATGGTCTTCACGGGCATGCGCCACTTCCGCCACTGA
- a CDS encoding phytase produces MIRLSRLLTAAALTATLAACAASEPVISGLPPVQVTASGETAPVGTGRADAADDPAIWIDPANPNRALIVATDKKAGLHVYDLTGKDIAFTQAGLVNNVDVAGNIIVASDRNDGVNAHLAVFRLDADKPAIVSLGRAAAGTGEAYGLCLKKTAPGAPITAALIVKDGTVRVGTLTVDGAAPSFAVQWEYKIPTQSEGCVFDGDTLFVGEEDAGIWELKPNGKTATARIVAPVDNQRLVADVEGLATIDHKGQRYLLASSQGDNAYAVFRLPSVEYVGRFAVAAGAFGATSETDGIEAVAGNFGAAYPDGIFLAQDGDNAPKAQNFKLVRWDQIAAALGL; encoded by the coding sequence ATGATCCGCTTGTCGAGATTGCTGACCGCCGCGGCGTTGACCGCCACCCTCGCTGCCTGCGCTGCAAGTGAACCGGTGATTTCCGGCCTGCCGCCCGTGCAGGTGACCGCGAGCGGCGAAACCGCGCCCGTCGGCACCGGCCGCGCCGACGCCGCCGACGATCCGGCGATCTGGATCGACCCCGCCAACCCGAACCGCGCGCTGATCGTCGCGACCGACAAGAAGGCGGGGCTGCATGTCTATGACCTGACCGGCAAGGACATCGCCTTCACGCAGGCCGGCCTCGTCAACAATGTCGACGTCGCGGGCAACATCATCGTCGCGAGCGACCGCAACGACGGGGTGAACGCGCATCTCGCGGTCTTCCGCCTCGACGCCGACAAGCCCGCGATCGTCTCGCTCGGCCGCGCCGCGGCGGGCACGGGCGAGGCCTATGGCCTCTGCCTCAAGAAAACCGCGCCGGGCGCGCCGATCACCGCAGCGCTGATCGTCAAGGACGGCACCGTTCGCGTCGGCACGTTGACCGTCGATGGCGCCGCACCGAGCTTCGCCGTGCAGTGGGAGTACAAGATCCCGACCCAGTCCGAGGGCTGCGTTTTCGACGGCGATACGCTTTTTGTCGGCGAGGAAGACGCGGGCATCTGGGAACTGAAGCCGAACGGCAAGACCGCGACCGCACGCATCGTCGCGCCGGTCGACAATCAGCGCCTTGTCGCCGATGTCGAGGGACTCGCGACGATCGATCACAAGGGTCAGCGTTATCTGCTCGCCTCATCTCAGGGCGACAATGCCTATGCGGTCTTCCGCCTGCCTTCGGTCGAATATGTCGGCCGCTTTGCCGTCGCCGCGGGCGCGTTCGGCGCGACGAGCGAGACCGACGGGATCGAAGCGGTCGCAGGCAATTTCGGCGCCGCTTATCCCGACGGCATCTTCCTCGCGCAGGATGGCGACAACGCGCCCAAGGCGCAGAATTTCAAACTGGTGCGCTGGGACCAGATCGCAGCGGCATTGGGGCTGTAA
- a CDS encoding purple acid phosphatase family protein yields MIKRMFGLSLLAATMFSAAAAAQSAPTGFTIVTQTEDGQPIPRSAGLPYAPKNLPDRIVLTPGADPSREMAVAYRTDTAQAASQAQLAVSVDGPTLEEKAELITGTATRVDSSYGPALYHQVRFTGLAPDTVYTYRVKGAAGWSEWLQFRTAAAEAKPFRFLYLGDIQNGILTYASRVIRQAFHANGDIRLVVHAGDLVAQRDDLDHDDEWGEWNQAGGYNYAIVPQVPATGNHEYVDVLKPDGSESRKLGPYWPAQFALPSNGADPVKATTYYTDFQGVRFIVLDGTAAIDLGTMKAQTDWLDATLASSKANWNVVLFHQPVFTCARPNDTKEIKAAWKPVFEKRKVDLVLQGHDHCYSRLTGEAGRDANAKARADGKVQGPVYLVSVTGSKMYALNDRAGTQPDKIAEATELYQVVDVEPKRIKFRTFTASGKLYDGFDLERTAQGNRLSEISEPTLAARRCSGEIGPDGGRCVARGK; encoded by the coding sequence ATGATCAAGCGGATGTTCGGTCTGTCGCTGCTCGCAGCGACGATGTTTTCGGCGGCGGCTGCAGCGCAGTCCGCCCCGACGGGCTTTACCATCGTGACGCAGACGGAGGATGGCCAACCCATCCCCCGCTCTGCGGGCCTTCCCTACGCACCCAAAAATCTGCCCGACCGTATCGTGCTCACGCCCGGGGCGGACCCGTCGCGCGAGATGGCGGTCGCCTATCGCACCGATACCGCACAGGCCGCCTCGCAGGCGCAGCTTGCGGTATCGGTCGATGGCCCCACGCTCGAGGAAAAGGCCGAGCTGATCACCGGCACGGCGACGCGGGTCGACAGCAGCTATGGTCCCGCGCTCTATCATCAGGTCCGTTTCACCGGCCTCGCGCCCGACACCGTCTACACCTATCGCGTCAAGGGCGCCGCCGGCTGGAGCGAATGGCTGCAGTTTCGCACAGCTGCCGCCGAGGCGAAGCCCTTCCGTTTCCTCTATCTCGGCGACATCCAGAACGGCATCCTGACCTATGCCAGCCGCGTGATACGGCAGGCGTTCCATGCCAATGGCGACATCCGCCTTGTTGTGCATGCCGGCGACCTCGTCGCGCAACGCGACGATCTCGACCATGACGACGAATGGGGCGAGTGGAACCAGGCGGGCGGCTATAATTATGCGATCGTCCCGCAGGTGCCCGCGACGGGCAACCATGAATATGTCGATGTGCTGAAGCCGGACGGCAGCGAAAGCCGCAAGCTCGGCCCCTATTGGCCCGCGCAGTTCGCGCTGCCGTCGAACGGCGCCGATCCGGTCAAGGCGACGACCTACTACACCGATTTTCAGGGCGTGCGTTTCATCGTCCTCGACGGCACCGCCGCGATCGACCTCGGCACGATGAAAGCGCAGACCGACTGGCTCGACGCCACGCTCGCCTCGTCGAAAGCGAACTGGAACGTCGTATTGTTCCACCAGCCGGTGTTTACCTGCGCGCGGCCGAACGACACGAAAGAAATCAAGGCGGCATGGAAGCCGGTGTTCGAAAAGCGCAAGGTCGACCTGGTGCTGCAGGGCCACGACCATTGCTACAGCCGGCTGACCGGCGAGGCCGGCCGCGACGCGAACGCAAAGGCGCGCGCCGACGGCAAGGTACAGGGGCCGGTCTATCTCGTCTCGGTGACGGGATCGAAAATGTACGCGCTCAACGACCGCGCGGGTACGCAGCCCGACAAGATTGCCGAGGCAACCGAACTCTATCAAGTGGTCGACGTCGAACCGAAGCGTATCAAGTTCCGGACCTTTACGGCGTCCGGCAAGCTTTATGATGGCTTCGATCTCGAACGGACGGCACAGGGCAACAGGCTCAGCGAGATCAGCGAGCCGACGCTTGCCGCAAGGCGCTGTTCTGGCGAAATCGGTCCCGACGGCGGGCGCTGCGTCGCCCGGGGCAAATAG